A stretch of Persephonella sp. DNA encodes these proteins:
- the cutA gene encoding divalent-cation tolerance protein CutA, with protein sequence MGYIVVFVTCPDKSVAEKIADGLIKEKLAACVNITGEVNSVYFWQGNVEKDQEYLMVIKTTEELFGKLEKFIKENHPYTVPEIIGMPIIKGSKEYLDWIDQTVSREQ encoded by the coding sequence ATGGGGTATATAGTTGTTTTTGTCACATGCCCCGATAAGAGCGTTGCCGAAAAAATAGCAGATGGACTAATAAAGGAAAAACTGGCAGCATGTGTAAACATAACAGGAGAGGTAAATTCTGTATATTTCTGGCAGGGTAATGTTGAAAAAGATCAGGAATATCTTATGGTTATAAAAACCACTGAAGAACTGTTTGGAAAGTTAGAAAAGTTCATAAAAGAAAATCACCCTTACACTGTTCCTGAAATAATAGGTATGCCTATAATAAAAGGCTCAAAAGAATACCTTGACTGGATTGATCAAACTGTAAGTAGAGAACAATGA